From Pelosinus fermentans DSM 17108, the proteins below share one genomic window:
- a CDS encoding MFS transporter, with translation MEIKKVESHSTTTLWSRSFLLLLFGNFFIYQGILMLIPTFPLYIKQIGGNDLEASLPFAVISISALIVRSISGTAADTFGRKPLLIIGMCILIAFNCSYFVASGIGIILVLRFCQGIGWGMTSTVLATIMSDIVSPKQRGEGTGYFALSIILGTSFATVLGIEAMKRYNFEVILLISTILVGGGMLLTLGISMESAKKHLKPKRVKKGILWSDLFEKSALLPASLCFLHSITFGGIMSFIMLFGQETGIENVGIYFVGHVLMILISRPFAGKLFDRKGHAFVIVPGIALMIAGLLMLSYSTTTYMLIASSLFYGLGYGAAHPSLQAWAIARSPGERKGAANGTFLSSLDLGYSVGAVVLGLIATHTNYAVMYRISIIFLVAFAVIYGYHLIRNKQGNLKKNENSEKLA, from the coding sequence ATGGAAATAAAAAAAGTCGAAAGTCATAGTACTACAACACTATGGTCTAGAAGCTTTCTGCTGCTCCTATTTGGAAACTTCTTTATTTATCAAGGCATTTTAATGCTAATTCCAACCTTTCCGTTATATATTAAACAAATCGGCGGAAATGATTTGGAAGCTAGTCTGCCTTTTGCCGTGATATCGATATCTGCTCTAATTGTTCGTTCTATTAGCGGTACAGCAGCAGATACATTTGGACGAAAACCACTGCTGATCATTGGCATGTGCATCCTTATTGCCTTTAACTGCTCTTATTTTGTAGCTTCAGGAATTGGCATCATACTGGTGTTACGATTTTGTCAAGGAATCGGTTGGGGGATGACATCAACAGTGCTGGCAACGATTATGTCGGATATTGTATCTCCTAAGCAGCGGGGAGAAGGCACAGGATATTTTGCTTTATCGATTATTTTAGGGACATCTTTTGCAACGGTGCTTGGAATAGAGGCGATGAAGCGTTATAATTTTGAAGTTATTTTACTGATCTCTACCATTTTAGTTGGTGGTGGAATGTTATTAACGCTAGGTATATCAATGGAGTCTGCAAAAAAACATCTTAAACCTAAACGTGTTAAAAAAGGAATCCTGTGGAGTGATTTATTTGAGAAAAGTGCATTGCTGCCTGCTTCTTTATGTTTCTTGCATTCAATAACCTTTGGTGGAATTATGAGCTTCATTATGCTGTTTGGTCAGGAAACCGGTATTGAGAATGTCGGAATCTATTTTGTTGGACATGTTTTAATGATTTTAATCAGCCGCCCATTTGCCGGGAAATTATTTGACCGAAAGGGACATGCCTTCGTAATTGTGCCAGGAATAGCGCTTATGATTGCTGGCCTCTTGATGTTGTCTTATTCAACTACGACTTATATGTTGATTGCATCCTCGCTATTCTATGGGTTAGGATATGGGGCGGCTCATCCTTCGCTGCAAGCCTGGGCGATTGCGCGGTCACCTGGGGAACGTAAAGGGGCTGCCAACGGCACATTTTTATCTTCTTTGGATTTGGGATATTCAGTTGGCGCCGTAGTATTAGGTCTGATTGCCACCCATACGAATTATGCTGTTATGTATCGAATCTCTATTATATTCTTAGTAGCGTTTGCGGTAATATATGGATATCATCTCATTAGAAATAAACAGGGGAATTTGAAAAAAAATGAAAATAGTGAAAAGCTTGCATGA
- a CDS encoding MarR family winged helix-turn-helix transcriptional regulator: protein MENSEILLHQLFQTVRIITKGLNKKLEPHGIYGSEWSIITTLKEKGSMTQGALASYLNIEPPAVSKSLVRLEQKGLIMRIPGADKREKKVTLSQEAVDQCFIWKEIVGHHRNAILNNLSEEKQKELTMLLKTIFQNAQQYEK from the coding sequence ATGGAAAACTCTGAAATACTATTACATCAACTCTTTCAAACGGTTCGTATTATTACCAAGGGTCTAAATAAAAAATTAGAGCCTCACGGGATCTATGGCTCTGAATGGTCGATTATTACAACGCTAAAGGAAAAGGGATCAATGACCCAGGGAGCGTTAGCAAGCTACTTAAATATTGAACCGCCTGCAGTATCTAAAAGTTTAGTCCGATTAGAGCAAAAAGGACTAATCATGAGGATACCAGGCGCTGATAAAAGGGAAAAGAAGGTTACGTTAAGTCAGGAAGCAGTGGATCAATGCTTTATTTGGAAAGAAATCGTAGGGCATCATAGAAATGCCATTTTAAATAATCTATCAGAGGAAAAGCAGAAAGAATTAACAATGCTGCTAAAGACTATTTTTCAAAATGCACAACAATATGAAAAATAA
- a CDS encoding ketopantoate reductase family protein: MKLAVIGIGGIGGYIGGLLAKAGEDVSYIARGATLERIRTKGLQVHSDIHGSFVVQPRMVTQDGSEIGIVDAVFVCVKGYSIETAYQSVMPVVGDNTLVIPLLNGVGSSSKLKALLGKGIVLDGCIYVTSEAVAPGIIEQKDKYNKIIVGSGNLDPRAETNLHQLVKILQQSGIECAVSRNAEAAIWAKYNFNCAFSVVTALYGINAGELRADSEKVQMVRALAEETAKVAKALGISQPEDIVERSMKIMWAMKDEGTSSLKRDIQAGVASEIEMFGGEICRLAAVCGVKVPVSCKAYEALKSKIQG; this comes from the coding sequence GTGAAATTAGCAGTGATTGGCATAGGAGGAATCGGCGGATATATCGGCGGGCTGTTGGCAAAAGCAGGAGAAGATGTATCTTATATTGCACGGGGTGCAACACTGGAAAGGATACGTACGAAAGGATTGCAGGTGCATAGTGATATACATGGTTCTTTTGTTGTACAGCCTCGAATGGTAACGCAAGATGGATCTGAGATTGGCATTGTTGACGCAGTATTTGTTTGTGTAAAAGGCTATTCCATTGAAACGGCTTATCAGTCCGTTATGCCTGTGGTTGGAGATAATACGTTGGTTATACCGTTACTTAATGGTGTGGGCAGCAGTAGTAAACTTAAGGCTTTACTCGGCAAGGGTATTGTTTTAGATGGTTGTATTTACGTGACGTCAGAAGCGGTTGCTCCGGGAATCATTGAGCAAAAGGACAAATATAATAAGATCATTGTTGGAAGTGGAAACTTAGACCCAAGAGCTGAAACAAATCTTCACCAATTGGTAAAAATTTTGCAGCAAAGTGGTATAGAATGTGCAGTGAGTCGTAATGCTGAGGCTGCTATTTGGGCAAAGTATAATTTTAATTGCGCTTTTTCTGTCGTGACGGCACTTTATGGAATCAATGCTGGGGAGTTGCGTGCTGACTCTGAGAAAGTTCAAATGGTACGAGCTTTAGCCGAGGAAACAGCCAAGGTTGCTAAAGCGCTTGGAATCTCTCAACCGGAAGACATCGTTGAACGCAGTATGAAAATTATGTGGGCAATGAAAGATGAAGGCACTAGCTCTCTTAAGCGAGATATTCAAGCAGGCGTTGCCAGTGAAATTGAAATGTTTGGTGGAGAAATATGTCGCCTTGCAGCGGTATGCGGCGTAAAGGTTCCTGTGAGCTGCAAAGCATATGAAGCACTCAAAAGCAAAATACAGGGATAA
- a CDS encoding DMT family transporter: MQLFLEKIKNNMKFLMADKVLANLAMLVTVTLWGMSFISIKTAVSEVPPITLALLRFLIASTILFSITKKKEPAAKLQRCDWGKMTIAGFFGITLYFYLENTGISLTTASSAALITAILPILTIALDVLVFKTKLPLIQSMGIIGAMAGAYLAITANGQLDFSSQTFIGNLCIVGAMISWSLYTLLNKSLNGKYSGLFLTTYQTLFGTLFLIPLSLLEYHQWHLFSWNALGNILYLGICCSALGYFLYIYALSKLDVTITTLYLSLISIIGVLSGHFFLAETIFPAQIIGGVMILISIIIINCTASPIKNVACGNS; the protein is encoded by the coding sequence ATGCAATTATTCTTAGAAAAAATTAAAAACAATATGAAATTTCTTATGGCTGATAAAGTTCTTGCCAATCTGGCGATGCTTGTCACAGTCACCCTGTGGGGGATGTCATTTATCAGTATCAAAACCGCAGTCAGCGAAGTACCTCCGATTACATTGGCCTTGTTACGTTTCTTGATTGCCAGCACAATTTTATTCTCAATCACAAAGAAGAAAGAACCAGCTGCCAAGCTACAACGCTGTGATTGGGGGAAAATGACTATTGCAGGGTTCTTCGGCATAACTCTATATTTCTATCTTGAGAATACGGGAATTAGTCTCACCACAGCGTCAAGCGCTGCCCTGATTACGGCGATCCTTCCAATTCTTACGATTGCATTGGATGTGCTTGTATTTAAGACTAAATTGCCGCTGATCCAATCCATGGGAATTATCGGTGCGATGGCTGGAGCGTATTTGGCAATTACAGCCAATGGTCAACTAGACTTTTCTTCTCAGACTTTTATTGGAAATCTCTGTATTGTTGGGGCTATGATTTCCTGGTCCTTGTATACACTGCTTAATAAATCACTAAATGGTAAGTACTCTGGTTTATTTTTGACTACCTATCAAACTTTATTTGGGACCCTGTTTTTAATTCCTCTTTCCTTGCTTGAATATCATCAATGGCATTTATTTTCATGGAATGCCCTGGGAAATATTTTATACCTTGGGATTTGCTGCTCTGCTCTCGGCTATTTTTTATATATCTATGCATTAAGTAAACTTGATGTTACGATCACAACACTTTATTTAAGCCTGATATCTATTATTGGTGTACTTAGCGGTCATTTTTTCTTAGCAGAAACTATTTTTCCTGCCCAGATTATAGGTGGGGTCATGATTTTGATTAGTATTATCATAATCAATTGCACGGCTTCACCGATTAAAAATGTTGCTTGTGGGAATTCCTAG
- a CDS encoding carbamoyltransferase C-terminal domain-containing protein: MGTSNEPMYHLGINLGHDRSAAIVRKGKIEVAIQQERLDRTKNSIGFLHQSLGDCRNIQIPHEAIQYCLRKYDIKINDLSSITANMPGIDYSKDILQRIFPKELSDKIFMIPSHHLSHAYTAYWPSGFEEAIILVVDASGSTDKEGFTESYSLYIAKGTEIKLLHSEKVKAYLASLSTLGSIYEFITKLAGFSTTIGKNLAIPEAGKLMGLAPYGTYCDQWHEWLHTKSESYSIDISAYDLFLEVEALKKLHDDGKGKAYLRPYIVDLAYKIQSELEKALLHIVELAIEQTNCKKLCCAGGVALNSVVNYKLLTKLNLEDIFIFPAAGDAGIAAGNALWAYHSIEKGNLRPKLEKADLGREYTENELESALHKFANEIIIEKLSYQEMVATCASQMSKGNIIARFEGGSEFGPRALGHRSIIADPTFRKIKDIMNYRVKFREAFRPFAPVIPLEEISTIFEQATACPFMLLVSNIKKEYHDQIPSVTHHDGTGRVQTVTSEHNTFFYDLCYNMVKEREGCPVILNTSFNIAGQPIIETPEEAISTFLSTDIDFLSLEDYWIRKRHSPVLSYEEHLAQLQEPEYPHGLAEKRIDVTDLMRKLDEAIFYGNTKNSFWSANELKKISSQGAIYKETSVLFAKNPLGNHFSAQLGKDLLLLLDPLGMSEIRDLTDLIPSTYYTYEEIRLIILCYKGTETELEELRLELNLPEKAFWGKLEWASKQLKRYKLPYKILRRENDSINSKPANITLGQFTDESFRLYNTLKQFNDNLTLHGYLESNICKLLDIETLQSIEPTYIHYYNKHKLGHGKLEDLLRLFLLRDSLSKERIIEILGEYCFQNLCNLGIIIPRGNWFASRVDIYCVNDFFIATDHRYMIYEEDMIQENPVMYIGMDSLGLVHTVPKYPSKNTLDLCTGSGIQAITASCYSKKVVGIDINPRAIRFARFNAQLNGISNIKFVEGNLYAPIANEKFDTILANPPFVPSPDNNLDFRDGGKNGEKLLKVIIKNADLHLSNEGRLFIVSDLVNVHHYEEKLNQWWGKTKADKLVLTTADRNDILFSIPHCHYPFKQTIEQYNNELDMWIQNFNYSNISSVNFGYILIKKGGNSFYSKSIYNPTQGINKKVTEYFEQINMLHSVEWENLSLYLSDDLHVKADYSFSTANDKTFYLYSTNQFYSEYLIDKNLYNILERIAEEEPTLEELADKNYVVDLIYKGIVKIKLKKQYPNYSDCYECKEVAATLSHSVNSETRKDIHIKEFQTKTTPTCLTSYIRQ; the protein is encoded by the coding sequence ATGGGGACTTCAAATGAGCCAATGTATCATTTAGGAATTAACCTAGGACATGACCGTTCAGCAGCAATCGTAAGAAAAGGAAAAATCGAAGTAGCAATACAGCAAGAACGATTAGACAGGACAAAAAACAGTATAGGTTTTTTACACCAATCATTAGGAGATTGTAGAAACATTCAGATTCCCCATGAAGCAATTCAATATTGTCTGCGAAAATACGATATTAAAATAAATGATCTTTCCAGTATTACAGCAAATATGCCGGGAATAGATTATTCAAAAGATATCTTGCAAAGAATCTTTCCAAAAGAATTATCTGATAAAATCTTTATGATTCCAAGTCATCATTTATCTCATGCTTACACAGCATACTGGCCATCCGGCTTTGAAGAAGCAATTATTCTTGTTGTCGACGCTTCAGGCAGCACTGATAAAGAGGGGTTTACAGAATCATATAGCTTGTATATTGCAAAAGGAACCGAGATAAAATTATTGCATAGTGAAAAGGTAAAAGCATATTTGGCATCACTTTCCACTCTTGGTTCTATCTATGAATTTATTACAAAATTAGCTGGTTTTTCAACTACTATCGGAAAAAACTTGGCAATACCAGAAGCGGGAAAACTTATGGGATTAGCTCCCTATGGAACCTATTGCGATCAATGGCATGAGTGGCTGCATACTAAATCGGAAAGTTACAGTATTGATATTTCTGCCTATGACTTATTTCTGGAGGTGGAAGCACTAAAAAAATTACATGATGATGGTAAAGGAAAAGCTTACCTTAGACCATATATTGTAGATTTGGCATATAAAATTCAATCAGAATTGGAAAAGGCATTGTTACATATCGTTGAACTTGCAATTGAGCAAACAAACTGCAAAAAGCTTTGCTGCGCAGGAGGAGTGGCTTTAAATTCAGTTGTCAATTATAAACTTTTAACGAAACTTAATTTAGAAGACATCTTTATTTTCCCTGCAGCTGGAGACGCAGGTATCGCTGCAGGGAATGCACTTTGGGCATATCATAGCATTGAAAAGGGTAACCTTCGCCCCAAATTGGAGAAAGCAGATCTTGGTAGAGAGTATACTGAAAATGAACTCGAATCAGCTCTTCATAAGTTCGCAAATGAAATCATTATAGAAAAACTTTCTTATCAAGAAATGGTTGCAACTTGCGCATCGCAGATGTCCAAAGGAAATATCATTGCAAGGTTTGAAGGCGGATCAGAATTTGGCCCCAGAGCTTTAGGGCATCGATCCATCATTGCTGATCCAACTTTTAGAAAAATAAAAGACATCATGAATTATAGAGTGAAATTCAGAGAAGCCTTTAGGCCATTTGCACCAGTCATACCGTTGGAAGAAATATCTACAATATTTGAACAAGCTACAGCATGCCCATTCATGCTTTTAGTTTCTAATATCAAAAAAGAATACCACGATCAAATTCCTTCTGTTACTCACCATGATGGTACAGGAAGGGTTCAAACAGTTACATCGGAACACAACACTTTTTTTTATGATTTGTGTTACAACATGGTTAAAGAAAGAGAAGGCTGTCCTGTTATTTTAAATACAAGCTTCAATATAGCTGGTCAACCAATTATTGAAACTCCAGAAGAAGCAATCAGCACTTTTCTTTCAACCGATATTGATTTTCTTAGTCTTGAAGATTATTGGATAAGGAAAAGACACTCACCTGTATTAAGTTATGAAGAGCACTTGGCCCAATTGCAGGAACCTGAGTATCCTCATGGTTTGGCAGAAAAAAGAATCGATGTTACTGACTTAATGAGGAAGCTAGATGAAGCAATTTTTTATGGCAATACAAAGAACTCATTTTGGTCAGCAAATGAATTAAAAAAGATTTCTTCCCAAGGAGCAATATATAAAGAAACATCTGTTCTCTTTGCTAAGAATCCACTTGGCAATCACTTTTCAGCACAATTAGGTAAAGATCTGCTACTCTTATTGGATCCACTGGGAATGTCAGAAATAAGGGATTTAACTGATCTAATTCCTTCAACATATTATACATATGAAGAAATACGCCTAATAATACTTTGCTATAAAGGCACAGAAACTGAGCTTGAAGAATTGAGATTAGAGTTAAATTTACCTGAAAAGGCATTTTGGGGGAAATTAGAGTGGGCTTCCAAACAGCTCAAGAGATACAAATTGCCTTATAAGATACTTAGAAGAGAAAACGACAGTATCAATAGTAAGCCTGCAAATATTACTCTGGGACAGTTTACCGATGAATCCTTTCGTTTATACAATACGCTTAAACAATTTAATGATAACCTTACACTGCATGGCTATTTGGAAAGTAATATTTGTAAATTGCTTGATATTGAGACCCTTCAAAGTATCGAACCAACTTATATCCATTACTATAACAAGCATAAACTTGGCCACGGAAAGCTAGAAGACTTGCTCAGATTATTTTTGTTGCGCGATTCTTTAAGCAAAGAAAGAATTATAGAGATACTTGGAGAGTATTGTTTCCAGAATCTTTGCAACTTGGGGATCATTATTCCAAGGGGAAATTGGTTTGCCTCAAGAGTTGATATCTATTGTGTTAATGATTTTTTTATTGCTACCGACCATCGATACATGATTTATGAAGAAGACATGATTCAAGAGAATCCAGTGATGTATATTGGGATGGATAGTTTAGGTTTGGTACATACGGTACCGAAGTATCCATCAAAAAATACACTTGATTTATGTACAGGTTCCGGCATCCAGGCAATTACAGCCAGCTGCTATTCAAAGAAAGTTGTTGGGATAGACATCAATCCGCGTGCTATACGTTTTGCCAGATTTAATGCACAACTAAATGGAATATCAAATATAAAGTTTGTTGAGGGTAATCTTTACGCACCTATCGCTAATGAAAAGTTTGATACTATTTTAGCCAATCCACCTTTTGTTCCAAGCCCCGACAATAACTTAGATTTTAGAGATGGAGGCAAAAATGGCGAAAAGTTATTAAAAGTAATTATCAAAAATGCTGATTTACACCTGAGCAATGAAGGAAGGCTTTTTATTGTTTCTGATTTAGTGAATGTTCACCATTATGAGGAGAAATTGAACCAATGGTGGGGAAAAACAAAGGCAGATAAGTTAGTACTAACTACTGCTGATAGAAATGATATTTTATTTTCTATACCTCATTGCCATTACCCTTTTAAGCAGACAATTGAGCAATACAACAATGAATTGGATATGTGGATACAGAATTTTAATTACTCAAATATATCGTCAGTAAACTTTGGATACATTTTAATTAAAAAAGGCGGCAATAGCTTTTATTCAAAATCTATTTATAATCCTACTCAAGGGATTAATAAGAAGGTAACCGAATATTTTGAACAAATTAATATGCTGCACTCGGTAGAGTGGGAGAACTTATCTCTATACCTGTCCGATGACCTGCATGTAAAAGCGGACTATTCGTTTAGTACTGCTAATGATAAAACATTCTATTTATATTCAACAAATCAATTTTATAGTGAATATTTAATTGATAAAAATTTATATAATATTCTGGAAAGAATTGCTGAAGAAGAACCAACATTAGAAGAACTTGCTGATAAAAATTATGTTGTTGACCTAATCTATAAAGGCATAGTTAAAATTAAACTTAAAAAGCAGTACCCTAACTATTCTGATTGCTATGAATGCAAGGAAGTTGCTGCTACCTTAAGTCATTCTGTGAATTCAGAAACCCGCAAAGACATCCACATTAAGGAGTTTCAAACAAAAACAACACCAACATGTCTTACATCCTATATAAGACAATAG
- a CDS encoding PAS domain-containing protein — protein MLQQLIKKLIMTEQFKLHSQFKIITIVNKDLKCLYVSEMGAKYLGLKPIDMIGKNWRDLNSDLPSKDFERLDEKIKEVFNTGKIVFDTYISISNIEGQQHSFEYFINPIFTPSGDIEAVICDITDITESQLSEIPISNQITEISELVKLCPIAIFIVDKEGRILTVNKKCIKDFSSSQAELIGKQYRFGYSEIKNDESEIAKALIEVETSQENLSSSERKYQISKQANFEGKSQEKQQQLLNQYLTENKKLNQLIELCPLGIVLYDNKGNVIALNKAHRERISNFQKEEFLGKPGRYLLEALGLDWENSPCNQALKGIETLDYYLKNAYGNCYLLNAIPLRNYENMIIGAMTIIHDITEYEKLKEDMTKLDRLNLVGEMAAGVAHEIRNPMTVIKGYLQFLSKNVSASMVEQFCLILCELERIEQIITDFLSLARNKLVENKKQDLNAIIKGIIPLIATNAMERGIELKVNLTEGLPHFLLNEKEIKQLFLNLVRNGIEAMDHHGTLIIESILEGDMVSLSVADCGCGICKENQEKIFDPFFTTKESGTGLGLAVCAGIVRRHNGTIEVQSEEGKGTRFIITFNTLDAR, from the coding sequence ATGTTACAACAACTTATAAAAAAATTAATCATGACTGAACAATTTAAACTTCATTCCCAATTTAAAATTATCACTATTGTAAATAAAGACCTAAAGTGTCTTTATGTAAGTGAAATGGGAGCAAAATATCTAGGTTTAAAACCAATTGATATGATAGGTAAAAATTGGAGGGATCTTAATAGTGACTTACCATCTAAAGATTTTGAGCGATTGGATGAGAAAATAAAAGAGGTATTTAATACGGGGAAAATTGTATTTGATACTTATATAAGTATTTCTAATATAGAGGGACAACAGCATTCCTTTGAATATTTTATAAATCCAATTTTTACACCTAGCGGAGACATTGAAGCAGTTATATGCGATATTACGGATATTACAGAAAGCCAATTATCAGAGATACCCATTTCTAATCAAATTACAGAAATCAGCGAGTTAGTTAAATTATGCCCAATAGCTATTTTCATAGTTGATAAAGAAGGAAGAATACTTACTGTAAATAAAAAATGTATAAAAGATTTTTCCTCTAGCCAAGCTGAGCTTATTGGTAAACAATATAGATTTGGCTATTCTGAGATTAAAAATGACGAATCCGAGATTGCCAAAGCGTTGATTGAAGTAGAAACCAGCCAAGAAAACTTATCTTCATCAGAAAGAAAGTATCAAATAAGTAAGCAAGCGAATTTTGAGGGAAAGAGCCAGGAAAAACAACAACAGCTCTTAAACCAATATTTAACCGAAAACAAAAAACTAAACCAGTTAATTGAGTTATGCCCTTTGGGAATTGTTTTATATGATAATAAAGGTAATGTTATCGCATTAAATAAAGCTCATCGTGAACGTATATCAAATTTCCAAAAAGAAGAGTTTCTAGGTAAGCCAGGACGATATCTGTTAGAAGCACTAGGATTAGATTGGGAAAATTCACCTTGTAATCAAGCATTAAAGGGAATAGAAACTTTAGATTATTATCTGAAGAACGCATATGGAAATTGTTATTTACTGAATGCAATTCCACTTCGTAATTACGAGAATATGATTATTGGTGCCATGACAATCATCCATGATATTACTGAATATGAAAAACTCAAGGAAGACATGACAAAACTTGACCGCTTAAATTTGGTAGGAGAAATGGCAGCTGGAGTAGCCCATGAAATCAGAAACCCTATGACAGTGATAAAAGGCTATCTGCAATTTCTTAGTAAAAATGTTTCAGCCAGTATGGTCGAACAGTTTTGTCTTATTTTATGTGAACTAGAACGAATCGAACAGATTATTACTGATTTCTTATCTTTGGCCAGAAATAAGCTCGTAGAGAATAAAAAACAAGACTTAAATGCTATCATAAAAGGAATTATTCCACTTATAGCAACAAACGCAATGGAGCGAGGTATTGAGCTGAAAGTAAATCTAACCGAAGGGCTACCTCATTTCTTACTAAATGAAAAAGAAATTAAGCAATTGTTTTTAAATCTTGTAAGGAACGGCATCGAAGCTATGGATCATCACGGAACGCTAATTATTGAGAGTATCCTTGAGGGTGATATGGTATCCTTATCTGTTGCAGATTGCGGTTGTGGAATCTGTAAAGAGAATCAGGAAAAAATATTTGATCCATTTTTCACTACAAAGGAAAGCGGTACTGGGTTGGGACTTGCTGTTTGTGCAGGAATCGTACGACGCCATAATGGGACTATAGAGGTACAATCGGAAGAAGGTAAGGGAACCCGATTCATAATTACTTTCAATACTTTAGACGCAAGATAA
- a CDS encoding multidrug efflux MFS transporter, with amino-acid sequence MAIWKKNLYVCWFAVFIVSSGMSQMAPSLPLYIEHLGVHGAAAIAKWSGIVFGSNFISLAIFAPIWGKFADKYGRKSMILRASLWLSIIVTCMGFVDNVYQLTGLRIFQGALSGFQSAVITLVATQTPNEQVGWAMGILFSGQVGGTLLGPLFGGYLAEIIGFRATFIAIGCMCFIAFIASFLFIKENKIVINKQCNLNFHEVWELLPNHKITVCLFITTLIMQLSLMSIQPIITVYIAQLSSGTNHIALISGAVFAASGLASIISAPRLGKISDRIGPQKVLLAALIVAGVLFIPQAFVEHPWELGVLRFLLGLATAGLLPSVNSLIAQSTPQFITGRALGYNQSAQFLGVFLGSVLGGQMAGTFGIRYVFFVTAALLLVNGFWVYYTIYKEKFTVC; translated from the coding sequence ATGGCGATTTGGAAGAAAAATTTATATGTCTGTTGGTTTGCAGTGTTTATTGTTTCTTCGGGTATGAGTCAGATGGCTCCGTCGCTGCCCCTTTATATTGAACATCTCGGTGTCCATGGTGCAGCGGCGATTGCCAAATGGTCGGGAATCGTTTTCGGGAGTAACTTTATAAGCTTGGCAATTTTTGCTCCTATTTGGGGTAAGTTTGCAGACAAGTATGGACGAAAATCTATGATCCTAAGAGCAAGTCTCTGGTTATCTATAATCGTGACTTGTATGGGGTTTGTGGACAATGTGTATCAGCTAACGGGTTTGCGGATTTTTCAAGGAGCCCTTTCCGGTTTTCAATCGGCAGTCATTACATTAGTTGCGACGCAAACACCAAATGAACAAGTGGGATGGGCAATGGGCATCCTTTTTAGCGGGCAAGTCGGAGGTACCTTACTTGGTCCTTTATTTGGCGGGTATTTAGCAGAAATAATAGGATTTCGAGCAACCTTTATCGCAATTGGCTGTATGTGTTTTATTGCTTTTATTGCATCTTTCTTATTTATTAAGGAAAATAAGATTGTTATAAACAAGCAATGCAACCTTAACTTTCATGAGGTTTGGGAGCTTCTTCCCAATCATAAGATAACGGTGTGTTTGTTCATTACTACCTTGATTATGCAGCTTTCACTCATGTCCATACAGCCGATTATTACTGTCTACATTGCTCAATTATCTTCAGGTACGAATCATATTGCTCTCATTTCAGGTGCGGTTTTTGCTGCTTCCGGTCTGGCAAGTATAATCTCGGCTCCCCGGCTTGGAAAAATATCAGATCGGATTGGGCCCCAAAAGGTGTTATTAGCAGCATTGATTGTAGCGGGGGTATTGTTCATTCCTCAGGCCTTTGTAGAGCATCCTTGGGAGCTGGGAGTACTTCGCTTTTTGCTGGGGCTGGCTACGGCAGGCTTATTACCTTCCGTTAACAGTCTTATTGCGCAAAGTACACCACAGTTCATCACAGGTCGAGCTTTGGGCTATAATCAATCCGCGCAATTCTTGGGTGTATTTCTAGGCTCGGTACTAGGTGGACAAATGGCAGGCACGTTTGGTATTCGTTATGTATTTTTCGTTACGGCGGCGTTGTTGCTAGTGAACGGATTTTGGGTTTATTATACGATATATAAAGAAAAGTTTACTGTTTGTTAA
- a CDS encoding L,D-transpeptidase: MKKHIAVNLTTFRASYYEDDRLIKEYSVGIGKAATPTPPGNYQIIEKLIFEKIADVDLGSRRLVLSSDKTCLHGSWNGPVEGYVSGGCVRMYNQDIEELFEKVEIGTSVIMIP; the protein is encoded by the coding sequence ATGAAAAAGCATATTGCCGTAAATCTTACCACTTTTCGTGCTTCTTATTATGAAGATGATAGGTTAATCAAAGAATATTCCGTAGGTATTGGTAAAGCCGCTACACCTACCCCGCCAGGAAATTATCAGATTATCGAAAAGCTGATATTTGAAAAGATAGCAGATGTAGACCTTGGCTCCCGAAGATTGGTCCTATCGTCTGATAAAACATGTCTGCATGGCTCATGGAATGGTCCGGTAGAAGGTTATGTCTCTGGCGGCTGTGTTCGAATGTATAATCAGGATATTGAAGAGTTATTTGAAAAAGTCGAAATTGGCACATCCGTAATTATGATACCATAG